One Edaphobacter flagellatus genomic region harbors:
- a CDS encoding TonB-dependent receptor, with the protein MVFASIVTASYAQIANGVITGVVQDTTGAAVPNAEVTLTSPSQGTKVVVKTNQTGIYRFEGVNVGDYIVSVTSSGFSTSQAPATVVTGSTVGRDFKLSIGSTHDVVEVSTQGLELQTEDAVRGGTIPTTQLAELPIAGQNSLNLMLIVPGVVKSNLSSGGSTDSGIGSVNGARARSNSFLLDGFWNDDISVAGPQYAITNNDQLAEVNVQTSNFSPEFGRAGGAVVSQITRSGTNQIHGTIAEVYRSQVFNASTQTQRNAYNSAYATYLTAVQTNPNYPAPDLKNKFHENIPAFTIGGPVYLPHLYDGRDRTFFFAGGQWDRFSSNALTTFSNVPTAAGYATLKALAGNSKCYNVANYLNLLNAAGNPTGSSTGVGVSNLSIAVPTALASTTCDGTARTGQVVQVGQFYRTAKEVILDNNHMVRVDHRASNKQGLMFRWLYDSNSDNLGGAVGHGPQFDVPFVGRTMAIAFIDTYQITNSLVNEFRFGYTRGNYQFNPLPGAYGATIPQTTVTSLGVPAITSGFPQGRVSNNFQYADAITWIRGHHAFKTGVEITRQNAVQVAPFNGRGTIAYSNITAAQGFNKTAIAAVANFIDDYAGFSTAPVNILFGSGRYQPNLFSWSIYMQDTYKVNPDLTLVYGFRYENFGQPANFFAHPAFVGYGTNDYLSTAKVNHDNNNFGPTFGFSYNPHIDFPLLNGRTVVRGGWQVTYDTWYNNLLSNMAGASPNAPANLAVASTTNTAAQPRGTFGISNGLASVTPTLTPYTAQSSVFPKNIRNPYYHHISFGVQEQLPSHIVLDVAYVGSLGRQLFFTNPINPGVPGQGGVATQSTAYGTQTLRVYPNRGNIQIRDSGLTSNYNSLQVQVRHQGLNTPAGRVYFSSSYTWSKNLDVLSETFSTNQSGQNPSRSVLLGGPYGYIDYGPSDNDRRHVSTTVINWAIRGPQHGFMNRILGGWSVAPILWLQSGSPYTVLNGTDRDYDGSTLGDRADFGNKNAPRDSRALVSTTCASGLVDGASLVGGGAGTCTTRDQVRFVQVTAYNTNQTQSRNANYTTRYLSLDANLLKKIAINERWKAELRGEFFNVTNNQNFDTPSANKDVTANGGTSNFLNTSLLNGGSRTFRVGGKIIF; encoded by the coding sequence TTGGTATTCGCTTCCATTGTGACAGCCAGCTACGCACAGATAGCCAACGGCGTGATTACCGGTGTCGTTCAGGACACGACAGGAGCCGCCGTTCCCAACGCAGAGGTCACGCTGACCTCACCATCGCAAGGTACGAAAGTCGTTGTTAAGACAAATCAGACGGGAATTTACCGTTTTGAGGGTGTGAATGTTGGAGACTATATTGTCTCCGTCACCTCCAGCGGCTTTTCTACATCACAAGCACCCGCGACCGTCGTGACGGGTTCTACTGTCGGCCGTGATTTCAAGCTGTCGATCGGTTCCACCCATGACGTGGTTGAAGTTTCAACTCAAGGTCTGGAGCTTCAGACCGAGGATGCAGTTCGCGGTGGCACCATCCCGACGACGCAGCTCGCCGAGCTGCCGATCGCAGGTCAGAACTCGCTGAACCTGATGCTCATCGTTCCCGGAGTCGTAAAGTCTAACCTGAGCAGCGGTGGATCGACCGACAGTGGTATCGGCTCAGTAAATGGTGCCCGTGCCCGCTCGAACAGCTTTCTTCTCGATGGATTCTGGAACGATGACATCTCCGTCGCCGGTCCGCAGTATGCCATTACCAATAACGACCAACTTGCTGAGGTCAATGTACAGACCTCCAACTTCAGCCCGGAGTTCGGGCGTGCGGGCGGAGCAGTGGTTTCGCAGATTACTCGCTCCGGAACCAACCAGATCCATGGCACCATCGCCGAGGTCTACCGCAGCCAGGTCTTCAACGCCAGCACTCAGACCCAGCGGAACGCCTACAACAGCGCCTACGCCACTTATCTGACCGCCGTTCAGACGAACCCCAACTATCCTGCACCCGACCTGAAGAATAAGTTCCACGAGAACATTCCGGCCTTCACTATCGGAGGTCCCGTTTACCTGCCACATCTTTACGACGGACGCGACCGTACCTTCTTCTTCGCAGGCGGACAGTGGGATCGCTTCTCTTCCAACGCTCTCACCACGTTTTCTAATGTTCCCACGGCTGCTGGCTATGCAACACTCAAGGCCCTCGCCGGGAACAGCAAATGCTACAACGTAGCCAATTACCTCAATCTGCTGAATGCCGCGGGCAACCCAACGGGTTCTTCAACCGGTGTAGGCGTTTCCAATCTCAGCATCGCAGTGCCGACTGCTCTGGCCTCGACGACCTGCGATGGTACGGCCCGAACCGGTCAGGTTGTCCAGGTCGGCCAGTTCTATCGCACAGCTAAGGAAGTTATCCTCGACAACAATCACATGGTTCGTGTCGATCATCGCGCCTCCAACAAGCAAGGCCTGATGTTCCGTTGGCTGTATGACAGCAATTCGGACAACCTAGGTGGAGCTGTCGGCCACGGGCCGCAGTTCGACGTTCCCTTTGTGGGGCGCACCATGGCGATCGCGTTCATCGATACCTACCAGATCACCAACTCGCTGGTGAATGAGTTCCGCTTTGGATACACCCGCGGAAACTATCAGTTCAATCCGCTTCCCGGAGCCTACGGTGCGACTATTCCCCAGACTACGGTCACCAGCCTGGGAGTTCCCGCGATCACGTCAGGGTTTCCGCAGGGACGTGTCTCCAACAACTTCCAGTATGCGGACGCCATCACCTGGATCAGGGGCCATCATGCCTTCAAGACCGGTGTTGAGATCACCCGTCAGAATGCTGTGCAGGTTGCTCCCTTCAACGGGCGCGGTACCATCGCGTACAGCAACATCACCGCAGCGCAGGGGTTCAACAAGACCGCCATCGCTGCTGTTGCCAACTTCATCGATGATTACGCCGGATTCTCCACCGCTCCGGTTAACATCCTCTTCGGTAGCGGACGCTATCAACCCAATCTCTTCTCCTGGTCCATCTACATGCAGGACACCTACAAGGTCAATCCCGACCTCACACTGGTGTATGGCTTCCGGTATGAGAACTTCGGCCAGCCTGCAAACTTCTTCGCCCATCCTGCCTTCGTAGGGTATGGCACCAACGACTACCTCTCTACTGCGAAGGTCAATCACGACAACAATAACTTCGGTCCTACCTTCGGCTTCTCCTACAACCCGCATATCGATTTTCCGTTGCTGAATGGGCGCACCGTCGTCCGCGGAGGTTGGCAGGTCACCTACGACACCTGGTATAACAACCTGCTGTCGAACATGGCAGGAGCCTCACCGAACGCGCCGGCCAACCTCGCCGTTGCCAGCACCACCAACACCGCTGCCCAGCCTCGCGGTACCTTCGGTATCTCGAATGGACTGGCCAGCGTCACGCCTACCCTGACACCGTACACAGCGCAGTCGTCAGTCTTCCCCAAGAACATCCGCAATCCCTACTACCACCACATCTCCTTCGGCGTGCAGGAGCAACTCCCCTCGCACATCGTTCTCGATGTGGCTTATGTCGGATCGCTCGGACGGCAGCTCTTCTTCACCAACCCTATCAACCCGGGCGTTCCAGGCCAGGGAGGAGTGGCAACGCAGAGCACCGCATATGGAACACAGACACTGCGTGTCTACCCCAATCGCGGCAATATTCAGATCCGCGACAGCGGCCTCACCTCCAACTACAACTCGCTCCAGGTGCAGGTGCGTCATCAGGGCCTGAATACGCCGGCTGGCCGCGTCTACTTCAGCTCGTCTTACACGTGGTCGAAGAACCTGGATGTTCTGTCGGAGACCTTCTCCACCAACCAGTCCGGCCAGAACCCCTCCCGGTCGGTCCTGCTTGGCGGCCCGTACGGCTACATCGATTACGGACCCTCCGATAACGACCGTCGTCACGTCTCCACGACGGTCATCAACTGGGCCATCCGCGGCCCCCAGCACGGCTTCATGAACCGTATCCTCGGAGGCTGGTCCGTCGCTCCTATTCTCTGGCTACAGAGCGGTTCACCGTATACCGTGTTGAATGGAACCGATCGCGACTACGACGGCTCCACGCTTGGTGATCGTGCGGACTTCGGCAACAAGAATGCTCCGCGTGATTCGCGTGCGTTGGTTAGCACAACATGCGCCAGCGGTCTTGTTGACGGCGCCAGTCTTGTCGGTGGCGGCGCTGGTACCTGCACTACGCGGGACCAGGTACGGTTCGTGCAGGTTACGGCCTACAACACCAACCAGACCCAGAGCCGCAACGCGAACTACACCACGCGCTACCTGAGTCTCGATGCCAACCTGCTCAAGAAGATTGCCATCAATGAGCGTTGGAAGGCGGAGCTCCGCGGGGAGTTCTTCAACGTCACCAACAATCAGAACTTCGACACCCCGTCCGCTAACAAGGATGTAACCGCAAACGGCGGGACGTCCAACTTCCTCAACACCTCGCTGCTGAACGGAGGATCAAGGACCTTCCGCGTAGGCGGCAAGATCATCTTCTAA